The nucleotide window CTGGGAGGACCACACCGGCACCGACCCGTCCGGCGTGCCCTACCGGATGTGGCCGCCGGGCCGCATGGCCGGGGCCCTGGCCCGGGTCGGGATCGGCCCGGACACCCCGGTGGCGGCCTACGGGGACGCCGGCCGGAGCTGGGGGGGCGAGGCCTGGATCTGCTGGGTGCTGGCCTACCTGGGCCACCGGGGGCCCATCCGGCTCCTGGCCGGCGGCATCCAGGCATGGCGCCGGGCCGGGCTCCCGCTGGAACGGGGCCCGGCCCCGCCGCCCCGGCCGGGGCCCGGCTACACGGTGGCCCTCCGCCCGGACGTGCTGGCCGACCGGGCGGCGGCGGCCCGGGCCGCCCGCGAGGGGCGCCTGGTGGACGTCCGGTCCACGTGGGAGTGGTGGACGGGCCGGATCCCCGGGGCGGTCCACGTCCCCTGGACGGACTTCCGGGAGGGGGATCCCCCGGTACCGATCTCCGCCGGGCGGTTCCGGGCGGTGCTGGCCCGGGTGGGGGTTCCGGCCGACGGCCCCGTGGTCTTCTACTGCGCGGGCGGGGTGCGATCCGCCTGGGCCTGGCTCGCGGCGGTGCTCGCGGGCCGCGCGGGCGCCCGGAACTACGAGGGCGGCATGGCCGAGTGGCGGCAGGCGGCGCGCTAGCATGGACGTCCCGGCGGCGGCCTGGCTCCTGCTCCTTGCCGCGGCCGAGCTCGCCGCGGCCCTCCGGGGTCTCGCCGCCTGGCCCCTGGCCCTGGCGGCGGGGGCCCTCCTCGGGCCGGCGGCCGGTTCCGCCGCCGCGGCGGCCGGGGCCGTGGGCGGTGCCGCCGCGGCCTTCGGCCGGGCCCGCCGCCTGGGGCCCGCCCGGGTCGCCCGGCGGGTCGGCGCCGGGCGCCTTTCGGCCCTGGAGCGGGAGGTGGCCCGGTCCGGGTGGCGGGCGGTCCTCCTGGCGCGCCTCCATCCCTTCCTCCCGGCCCACCGGTTGGGCCTGGCCTTCGGCGCTACGCGGGTGGGGTGGAGGGCGTACCTGGCCGGGTCCGCGCTCGGATGCCTCCTTCCCTGCACGGCGCTGGCCGTTTCCGGCAGCGCCCTCCCGGGGCTCGCGGCCGGCCGGCCGAGCCCTTCCGCCTGGGTCG belongs to Dissulfurirhabdus thermomarina and includes:
- a CDS encoding sulfurtransferase, which encodes MRFPPCVLGAWILLLPALSAAGAGEGAVGAFDLGLLTPAALSAERERWVVLDGRSRRAYEAGHIPGARPFSWEDHTGTDPSGVPYRMWPPGRMAGALARVGIGPDTPVAAYGDAGRSWGGEAWICWVLAYLGHRGPIRLLAGGIQAWRRAGLPLERGPAPPPRPGPGYTVALRPDVLADRAAAARAAREGRLVDVRSTWEWWTGRIPGAVHVPWTDFREGDPPVPISAGRFRAVLARVGVPADGPVVFYCAGGVRSAWAWLAAVLAGRAGARNYEGGMAEWRQAAR
- a CDS encoding TVP38/TMEM64 family protein, whose amino-acid sequence is MDVPAAAWLLLLAAAELAAALRGLAAWPLALAAGALLGPAAGSAAAAAGAVGGAAAAFGRARRLGPARVARRVGAGRLSALEREVARSGWRAVLLARLHPFLPAHRLGLAFGATRVGWRAYLAGSALGCLLPCTALAVSGSALPGLAAGRPSPSAWVGSALLALWLLVPAARKAAAGRSGFLIDETDRSSLSER